GCCGCGAGGATCTGCTCATCGCCCGCACCGCAGGCGACGACCAGCCCCCGTCCATCGCCGGCAAGCCGTCCATCGGCACCCATTTGCGGCCCAACGCGGAGCTGATCCTCGGCCTTGAGCCGGACCTGGTCCTACAGCTCGGCGGCCGGGGCGAGGCCATGGAACCGGTGCGTTTTCTGGAAAAACGGGGCCTCAAGGTCGCGGTTTTTGATCTTGAGAATTTCGACCAGCTTTTTTCCGTCATGGAGCGCCTCGGCACTCTGACCGCCAGCACGGATCAGGCCGTGGAACGCATCCGTTTCATGCGCTCGGAACTTGCGCGCATCGAAGCCCAAAACCTGCCCCCCCGGCCGAAAGTCTTCTTCGAGGCCCGCTACCCCACGCTCCTGGCGGCAGGACAGGGTTCCATGGTGTCGGAGATAATCTTCAAGGCCGGTGGAAAAAATTGCGTCTCCGCCCCGGACAAGCTCGTGCGCCTGGGCGAAGAGGAGCTCCTGCGCCTCGCCCCCGACATCTATCTCATGCAGGCAGGCCCCATGAACCCGAGCCCAGTGCCCATGGCCGATCGCAGCCTCTTTCGCACCCTGGCCTGCGTGAACTCCGGCCAAGTCCACGTCGTGGACCAGAAGGTCTTTTCAAGGCCCGGCCCGCGCAGTCTTGAGGCCGTTCGCCAACTCTCAACCATCATTTCAAACTGGAAAAAGGAGGTCCGACCATGAGCGGCCATCTCTACGGCATCGGCGTTGGACCAGGAGACCCGGAACTCTTGACCATCAAGGCAGCGGGAATCCTTGGCCGTGTGGACGTCATCCTCGCGGCGTCCTCGACCAAGAACGACGACTCCCTGGCCCTGGACATCGCGCGGCCCCATTTGAAGCCGAACGCGCGCGTCATCCGCCTGGGCTTTCCCATGAGCCGCGACGAGGGCACCCTGCAATCCGCGTGGGAGGAAAACGCCCGCCTGGTCCTCCATGAACTTGCCAAGGGCCACGACGCGGCCTTTCTGACCCTGGGCGACCCACTGCTCTATTCGACCTTCGCCTACCTGCTGCGCACCCTGCGCGGCCTGGCCCCGGAGCAGGCGGTGACGGTGATCCCCGGCATCACCTCCTTTCAGGCCGTGGCGGCGGCCACCGAGACCGTGCTGGCCGAGAGCGCCCAGAACCTGCTCATCCTGCCCGGCATCCGCGACGCCGCCGATCTGCGCAGAAGCCTGGAGGGTGCGGACAATGCCGTCATCCTCAAGGCCTACACCAATTTTTCGGCCATCCGCGAGGAACTGCGCACTTTTCCGACCCCGACCCATTGCGTTTTTGCGTCAAGAATGGGCATGAAGGAACAGTTCATTACGCGCAGCCTGGACGAGGCACCGGACAATCCGACCTATCTCTCGCTCATGCTGCTGACAAAAAACGAATCACTTTGAACCAAGGATAAGTTTATGCCCAAAGCCATCGTCATTGCCGGAACTTCCAGCGGGTGCGGAAAAACTTCCGTCACTCTCGGCCTGATGAAAGCTTTCGCCCGCAAGGGCCTGGTGGTGCAGGGCTTCAAGTCCGGCCCGGATTTCATCGATCCCGGCCTGCACCGCATGGCCTCGGGGCTGCCCAGCCACAACCTGGACGGCTGGATGCTCTCGGCCGATGAGATCCATCGCATTTTCCGGCGCAACCACGAAGGTTGCGACATCTCCATCATCGAAGGAGCCATGGGACTCTTCGACGGCATCGGCGCCGTCAGCGAGGAAGGCTCGGCCGCGCAACTGGCCAAGATCCTGGGCGTGCCCGTGATGCTGGTGGTCAACGCCCGGGGCATGGCCCGTTCGGCGGCGGCCCTGGTCAAGGGCTATGCCCAGTTCGACCCGGACCTGCGCCTGGACTCCGTGCTCTTCAACATGACCGGCAGTCCCACCCACGGACAGATTCTGGCCCAGGCCATGGACAACCAGGGCGTGCGGGTGCTTGGCAGCCTGCAACGCCAGGCCGATCTGCCCCTGCCCTCGCGGCACCTCGGACTGGTCACCGCCGAAGACCTGGACCGCCGCGAGGAGCGCCTGAACGCCCTGGCCGACTGGGTCGAAAAATCCATTGATCTGGATGCGTTGCTGGAGGCCCTGCCCGAGTACACGCTGCCGTCCCTCAGCGACGGCGGGGTCAGGATGCCGGAAATCCGCATCGGATACGCCCGCGACCGCGCCTTCTGCTTCTACTACGAGGAAAACCTGCGCATGCTGCGTCAGGCCGGGGCCGAGTTGGTGCCCTTCTCGCCGCTGCACGACACGAACCTGCCCCCGGCCCTCAAAGGGTTGTATCTGGGCGGAGGATATCCGGAACTGCACGCGGCAGAGCTTGCCGCCAACACGACCATGCTCGGCAAGATCCGCGACTTCTGCGCCGGCGGCAAGCCGGTCTACGCGGAGTGCGGCGGCTTCATGTACCTGATGCGCTCCCTGCGCACGCGCTCGGGCCAGGAACATGCCATGGCCGGGGTCTTTGATTTCTCCTGTGCCATGGAAAACCGCCATCAGGCCCTGGGATACCGCGAAATCAGGCTCACCGCCCCCACTGCGCTGGGCGCTCCCGGAGCACAGGCCAGGGGGCATGAGTTCCACTATTCGCAAATGAGCGGCAGCGACCCGGCCGCCGCCCAGGTCTACGAGGTTCATGACCGCTGCGGAAAGACCAATGCCGGCGGCGGATACAAAAAGGGCAACTGCCTGGGATCCTACGTGCATCTGCATTTCGGCTCCAATCCGGACATGGCCGCCCATTTCGCCGGAGCCTGCGGGGCATGACCCTGCGCCATGGCTTCACCACGGGCACGGCGGCTTCCGCTGCCGCCAAGGCGGCGACCATGCACCTGCTCACGGGCCGCGCCCAGGACCGTGTCGACGTGCAGTTGCCCGTTGGCGAACGCATGAGCATCGCCATCCTTGAGAGCCGGATCGACGGGGACGCCGTCATGGCCGCCGTGGTCAAGGACGGAGGAGACGACCCGGACGTGACGCACCGAGCCGTGATCCGCGCGCGGGTGCAACGCTGCGCAGAATCAGGCGTGACCTTGCGCGGCGGGTCCGGAGTGGGCGTCGTGACCCGGCCCGGCCTGCCTGTCGCCGTGGGCATGCCAGCCATCAACCCCGTGCCCCGCGAGCAGATCACCCTGGCCGTGACCGAGGCCCTGGCCGACGCCCTTGCCCCGGGCGCAAGCGAAAGCATCGGCCTTGAGGTGGAAATCCGCGTCGACCGAGGGGAAGAATTGGCCCGCAAGACCTTCAACCCGCGCCTCGGCATTGTCGGGGGCATCTCCATCCTCGGCACCCGTGGCACGGTCAAACCCTTCAGCAACGCGGCCTATCAGGCCACCATCCGCCAGTGCCTGGATGTCATGCAGGCCTGCGGCGTGACCACCCCCTGCCTGACCACGGGCGGACGCAGCGAACGTTTCCTGCGTCAGGCCCGTCCGCGGACGCCGGAAACGGCCTGTGTCCAGGTGGCCGACTTTTTTTCCTACAGCATGCGCGAAGTCGGTCGGCGCGGATTTGGCTCCGTGCTCTGGGGCGTCTTTTTCGGAAAGCTGGTCAAGCAGGCCCAGGGACACCGCTACACCCACGCCCGCAGCGCGGAGCTTGACCTTGGCATTCTGGCGGGATGGTGCGCGGATTGCGGCTTCGACCAACATGTCTGCCGGGAGGTCGCAGGCGCCAACACGGCCATGCAGGCCCTGGAACTGCTGTCCCCCATGCCCCGAAGCAAGGCGCTCTTCACCCTGCTCACGGACAGGGCCGCCGAAGCCGCCCGTGCCTTCTGCGGCCGTGATCTGCGCGTGGGCTACATGCTCTTCGATTTCACCGGACAAATCCTGCACCAGACCCCGGAGGCCGCATGATCCACGTCATCGGTCTGGGTCTGTCCAGCGAGCAACGCTGCCCCAGAATCATGGAACTGATCCGAGGCGCGGACCTTGTGGCCTCGGGAAAACGTCTTCTGGATGAATTGGAGATCGCCGAGGATCGCCGCCTGGCCCTGACCGGCATGGACGCATTCGCGGCGACCATCCGCGCACGGGCTGAAATCGCAAACGTTTGCGTGCTGGCCGACGGCGACCCCCTGCTCTACGGCCTTGGCGCGAGCCTGCTGCGCTACTTCGCCCCCGGCGAGCTGACATTTCATCCCAATGTCTCGGCCATGCAGACAGCATGCGCCCATTTCGGCCTGCCCTGGCACGACTGCCGGACCCTTTCCCTGCACGGCCGCGACGACCTGACCCCGCTCTTTGCGGCCCTCACGCACGACAATCTGGTGGCCCTGTATACGGATCAAAAGCACAGTCCGAACGCCATCGCCGGGCTTCTGCTGGAACGCGGCGTCACGGGCTGGCGCATGAACGTGGCCGAGGCCCTGGGCGGCCCCGAAGAAAGGCTGAGCACCCTCGCCCTGACCGAAGCCGCGCACAGCGCCTGGCACGCCCTGAACATTGTTGTCCTGGAACGCACGGCGATTCCCGCCCTGCCTCTCAAGCTGGGTCTCGATGACGACGCGCTGGCCCACACCGACGGTCTCATGACCAAGCAGCCAGTGCGCGCCTTCGCCCTGTCCCTGCTGCGCCTGCCCCCGGACGCCGTCATGTGGGATCTTGGAGCAGGCAGCGGAGCCGTCAGCCTGGAGGCCGCGCGGCTCCTTGGCAGAGGGCGCGTGGTTGCGGTGGAGCGTCAGGCGGAACGCGTGCGGCACATCAGGGAAAATATGGAACGCACAGGGGCATGGCTGGTGGAGGTGGTGCACGGCAGTTTGGAGGAGTTTTTGGGGAATGGGAATTTTGGGGATTATGGGAATTATAGGACCTATGGGTCGTATGGGACCTATAAAAAGGCAGCCAACGCCCAGAAAAGCGATTATGCTTGCCCTGAACATACGTCCTATAGGCCCCATATGTCCCATTCTTCCCATTCTTCCGCCCCCACCCACATTTTCATCGGCGGCGGGGCCTCAGCCCCCGTTCTTGCGCAGTGCGCCGCCCTGCTTGCTTCCGGCGGACGCATGGTGATCGCCGCCGTGCTGCTCTCCACGCTGGAGACCGTCCGCACCGTCTTTCATGAACTGGACTGGCCCTTGAAGGTGCATCAGCTCATGCACCACGCCGGGTCCCCTCTGGCCGGTGACCTGCGGCTCACCCCGTCCAACCCCGTATTCCTTCTGGAAACCCAAAAACCTTCAAGCGACACATGAATACTTCCCCTCAGGTTTATTTTATCGGCGCAGGTCCCGGAGACCCGGACCTGATCACGGTGCGCGGCCGGGACCTTGTCGCACAGGCTGATCTGGTGCTCTATGCCGGCTCCCTGGTGCCCGCCAAGGTGGTGGGCTGCGCCCGGTCCGGAGCCGTGGTCGCCGATTCGGCGGGCATGAGCCTTGAACAGACCCACGCCCTGATGCTCGAGACGGCGCGCAAGGGCGGGATCGTGGCGCGGGTGCATACCGGCGATCCATCCCTGTTCGGCTCCGTGCGCGAACAGATCGCGCTGCTGGACCGTGACGGCGTGACCTGGGCCATCATCCCCGGCGTGACCGCCGCCTTTGCGGCCGCGGCCAGGGCCGGAGTGTCGTTCACCGTGCCCGAGTCTACCCAGAGCCTCATCATCACCCGTCTGCACGGCCGCACTCCGGTGCCGGAATCAGAAAGGCTGAGCGAACTCGCGCGGCACGGCTCGTCCGTGGCCGTGTACCTCTCCGCGGACAAGGCCGGAGAACTGGCCAGCCAATTGCGCCAGGCCGGATCGCCGGAAAACACGGTCATCGTCATCGGCCACAAGGTTGGGCATCCCGGGGAAAAAATCATCCGCACCACCCTTTCGGAACTCGAAGAGAGCCTGCAGGCGGACAACATCACCCGGCAGGCCGTATTTCTGGTCCTGCCCAAAGAGACCGCGCCGCAAATCCAGTCCAGGCTCTATGACGCCTCGTTCGGACACGGCTTCCGCGAGGCCTTACGCCCCCAGACCTGGTCGCGCATGGCCGTGTACGCCATGACCAGCCAGGGCTTGGGCCTGGCCAGGCGCATCGCGGCCATGGCCCCGGCCGATCTCTTCGCCACCAGCCGTCTGGCCGAAGACCGGGCCGCCCATGACCGGGTGCAGGGCTTTGAGCGCATCGCCGATCAGGTGCGCGTCAATTTTCCCCTCTACCACGCCCACGTTTTCGTGGCCGCCACGGGCATCGTGGTGCGGAGCATCGCGCCCCTGCTTCAATCCAAGACAACAGACCCGGCCGTGGTCGTCTGCGATCAGAACGGCGAGCACGTGGTCAGCCTCCTGTCCGGCCATCTCGGCGGAGCCAACGACCTGGCCCGGCGCATCGCCGCCCATGTCGGGGGCCGTCCCGTCATCACCACGGCCACGGACACGGCCGGCAAGCCCGCCATCGACACCCTGGCCCAAAATCGTGACTGCGCCATCGCGGATCCTTCCCGCCTGGCGGGGCTAAACAGCGTATTGGCCGAGGGCGGACGCGTCACGGTGCATGACCCGGAAAATCGTCTGGGCCTGTCCGGAAACGACGACCTGAAAGATTCTTTCGAACTGGTGAAGGAGACTCAGGCGCAGGTGCTGGTCAGTTGGAAGAACGCCAAGGCCGAGGGGCTGATCCTGCATCCGCGTTGCCTCTGCGCCGGTATCGGCTGCCGCAGGGGCGTGTCACGGGATGAAATTCTGAAGGCCCTCAGTCAAGTCATGGCCGGACACGAACTGGCTTTGGACAGTCTGGTCGCGCTGGCCAGCGTTGAACTTAAAGCAGACGAAGAGGGGCTGCTGGAAGCGGCGCGGCAACTCGGGCTGCCTCTTGAATTCTTTGAAGCGTCGATGCTTGATGAAACAGAAGTCCCCAACCCCTCGGAGCGGGTGCGGGAAAAAATAGGAGTTGGGAGCGTATGCGAAGCAGCAGCCATCCAGGCAGCCCTGAAATCAGCCCCGGCGGCGCGTCTCATAGTGCCCAAGACGATAAGCGGAAACGTGACGGTGGCCATATGTCTGGCCGGTTGACCGTGATCGGCCTTGGGCCCGGCAGCTCGGCGCTGCTCGCCCCCATGGCCCTGTCCTGTCTGGTCCAGGCCGGAGCCGTTGTCGGCTACGACCGCTATATGGAGCTGGTCGATCCTGATCTGCTCAAGGGCAAGACCCTTTTTTCAAGCCCCATGAAAAAGGAAATGGAACGCACGGCCAAGGCCGTTGAATTCGCCCTGGCCGGACTCGACACGGTAGTCGTCTCTTCCGGGGACAGCGGCATCTACGGCATGGCCGGACTGGTTCTGGAATATCTGGAACGCGAGGAACTCCTGGACACCGTGGAGCTTGAAGTCGTGCCGGGCATCCCAGCCCTGTGCGCGGCGGCAGCCCTGCTCGGCGCTCCCCTCATGCACGACTTCGCCTCCATCTCCCTGTCCGACCTTTTGACCCCGCTGCCGACGATCATGAAGCGCATCCGCTGCGCGGTGGAAGGCGATTTCGTCATCGCTCTCTACAACCCCAAGTCCCGCAAGCGCGATTCCTATCTCGGACAGGCCCTGGCCATCGCGACCGAGCATCGCGGCGCGAGCACTCCCGTGGGCTTCGTGCGCAACGCCTACCGTCCGGATCAGGACGTCCGCGTCGCGACCCTTGGCACCTGCGATCCCGAGTGGGCCGACATGCTGACCACCGTCATCATCGGCAACAGCGCGAGCCGACTGGCCGGAAAAAAGATCCTCACCCCGCGCGGCTATTTCGAAAAATACGGATAGCTGACTGTTGAAAAATTCAAAATGCGCAGGCCGTTCAAAAATGGTGAGATGCAAGGAAGCGAAAAAATTCAGGGCGCGCGGTGTATTGCGCAGATGCGCGGTCTGGATTTTTTCGCTGACGCAGCAGGTCGCCGTTTTGGGGCGGCCTGATAGTTCGTCATTCGCTCTGCGTTTTCAAGCTTTCGGACACAGCCGAGACGCGCAGCAGATCCCCCTTGAGCATCCACATCACGGTCGAGGGCAGACGCTCCGCCGCATCGGCCTTCTCTTGCAGGGCCGTCCACGGTAACGGACGCCGGGTCCAGACCAGCACCTTGCGCATGAGCTCAAGGTCGATCCGGTCTTCGATGCCCGCATAGACCACGGGAAAATCCTTTCCCCGGTACACTGCACGGCCGAGATCCGTGATTTCCAGCACATCCCCTTCCGCCAGACGCCGCGTCGGGTATCCGGCAAAAATCCGTCCATGGCGCATGAGCAGCGGATGGCCGTCCCCGTCCGGCCTGGACGCGGACGCTGCCGCCAGCCGCTCCCACAATTCCAGATAGCGCCCGATGATCCGGGACCAGTCAAAACCCAGGGCATGCTCCCGGGCCGCCCGGCCCATGCCCTCACGCACGCCCTTGCGCAGCATGGCGTGCAGATGCCCGGCAAGTTCGCCCACATCCACGGCCACGTCCTGGGCCAGCCACAGGTGATAGGTGCTGTCGTAGAGAAGCGGTGCCAGGAGCGAAATGTCGTCCACCTCGCCGCTGTCCAGAGTGGACACCAGAAATCCCGTGAGTCCGTGACGGACCAGATCCCGGTAGCCGTCATAGTCCGAAGCGATGACGGGCTTTGCGGCGGCGGCCGCTTCCAGGATCGTCAGGCCAAAAGTCTCCTGCGGATTGTCGGCCAGGGACACGACCACGTCGGCGCGATGCAAGAGGGCCGTCCTGGTCGCATCGTCGGGACAGCGCACGACAACAAGCTCAAGTCCGATATTGGCCGCCAGATTGGTCAGGGTGTGCGGCAGGGATGCGCCCTCGTCCGGGCTTCCGGCCAGGACCAGACAGACGTCGTCAAGCTTGGTCCCGCCTTGGCGCACACGCTGGAAAGCACGCAGCAGGGGCAAGAGATCCATCTTTGAATACGGACTGATCCGTCCCGGTACCAGAAAAACGGTCTTCGACTCCGGCACGGCGGGCACGCCACCCGGTCCGGGGGCGTCAAATTCAGAGCACCACACGCCAAGGGGCACCACCGCCACCTGCGGCACCGGAGCGCCATACGCTTCGCCAAGCGCCGCCAGTTCCTCCCGCACGACATCGGCCCCGGCGCTTGAGGTGGCCACAATGCAGTCCCTCGGCGTGTTTCCGCTCCAGACATGCTGGGCGAAGGACTGGCCGTAGCGCGCGTAGGACAGAGAGTGGGTCACGCCGGTGATGGGGAAGATGTCATGGGCCAGCCTGTTCCTGATCGCAGCCAGAAAACCCTGCGAGGTCAGACAGTCGGAAAGATGAAATGCATGATAGGAAGTCCGGGCCAGATGCTCGGGCAATGCGGTGCGCGGCAGGATGCGAATCTTGCCGAGCGCCTGCGGACAGACGGACTGCACGTAGGTTTGCAGCGCCTCGCCGCTTTGCCGGTCCGCCAGAAAAAAATGATAGGCCGCGAAAGGATCGGCTTCCAGCAGGGCCCGCAGGAAACCAGCATTGGCAACCTTGCGTCCGATGATGGGACCGCCTTCGACAAACGGGTCAAGAGTGCCCCAGACAGGGCCTAAGTGTTGCGCCATGCCCAGCCAGAGCAATATCCGGGCCTATGAGCGTCCTTTGAAAAGGCGGCGCGAGCAGGCGGGAAAATGACTCGGAACGCACGGCGGAGCCTTGGCTGTCGCCCTTCGTCATGCTTGGCAGCAAACTTGCTAAGTTCCAGGAAATCGTCAATTTTTCGTTGCCCTGGAGGATTTCATGGACACCCCGACCCGCCCTTGCCTGGGCCTGGCCTTAAGCCCCGAGCTGGCCTCCCAGCTGAAAGGGCACCTGCCCCGGACAAGCATTCTTGAGAACCGCCTGCCCGGTTCGGCGCTGGAATTCATGAGCGAGAGAACCCAGGGGGGGCTTGTCTTCGTGGCCGTTTCCACCTGGAAAGAACTGGCGGCGCAGGACAGGGAGCGGCTGACCGCGCACAAGTCCTGGCAGTTCCTGCTCATTGCCGACAGACATGACCCGGAAGCTCTGGAATTCATGTCTTCCGGCATATTTCTCACGCTCATGACCTGTCCCCTCAATGGGGAAAAAATTGCCCGCGCCCTGGAACAGGCGGAAGAAGTATCCAGCATGTATCAGGATATTTTCCTCATGGCGCGCGAGATCAGTCTCGAACGGGAACTCCTGGCCCGGAAGAACGAACAGCTGGCATTTCTCAACCAGCTGCTGACCAAGGCCAGTCAGACCCTTGATCCGTCGGTCATCCTCTCCAACAGCGCCGAGGATCTGGCGCTGCTCCTTGATGTCCGGGCCGTGCTTGGCATCTTCTGGAGCGAGAACGAAGGCCAGACCGAGGCGGAACTCTTTCTGCCCGAAAACCTCTCGACCACGAGCCAGGCGGAATGGATCAATCATCTGCTGAGCCTGGCCACCCGCCTCGGAAATCACGAGGTACGCGGCTATCAGGTCTCGGTCCTGCAACACAGGGACGGCGATGAGGAAAGTCAGCCGGAGCTCGACCAGCTCATCACCCTGCCCCTGTCCCTGGGACCGGAGCCCTTTGGAGCCCTGGTCATCTGTTCGCGCGAGGCGTCGGCCCTCGGGCAGGATCGCCTGCGCGTCCTCGGCTCGGCCGCCAATCATCTGGCCCTGGCCATGCGCAACAGCCTCGAATTCCGCAAGACCAAGGCCCGGGCGGACCATGACGGATTGACGCGCATCTCCAATCGTCATCATTTTGACACTCGCCTGCGCGAGGAAATGAAACGCCACCAGCGCCATCAGGACGAACTCAGCCTGATGATGATCGACCTCGATTATTTCAAGTCCGTCAACGACACCTACGGACATCAGGCCGGAGACATGGTGCTGCGGGAAGTGGGCAAGATACTGCACAAGACCCTGCGTGAATCCGACTTTCCCGCCCGCTACGGCGGCGAGGAGTTTGTCGTGATTCTGCCGCAGACCCGGGAAGAGCAGGCCTGGATTCTGGCGGAACGTCTGCGCGCCCAGATCGGCCAGACCGTGTTCCGCTTCCAGAAGAAGCGCTTCCGGGTCACGGTGTCCATCGGCATCGCAGGGCTCAAGCCCGGCGCCCTGACCCCGCCGGAAAGCCTGGTCCACAACGCCGACCTGGCCTTGTATCTGGCCAAAACCAGCGGACGCAACATGGTCTGCTGCTCGGCCATCGAAGAATGTCAGGCTGATCAGTTGGCCTGATACGGCCGGAGCCGACGTCGGCGCTTAAAACAAAAAAACCGCATGGGGGCTGCCTCATGCGGTTTTTCATTTTGCGAGAGCCCTCGCTATTTCAGAACTGAGGGCAGCCAGGTGGAGATGACCGGAATATAGGTGACCATGAGCAGGCAGACGAAGAGCAACAGCAGAAAAGGCATGACCGACCGGGCGATATAGGTCAGGGGCTTTTTGGTGATGCCCATGGCCACGAACAGGTTCAGGCCGAAGGGAAAGGTCAGGAATCCGATCTCCACGTTGACGATCATCATGATTCCCCAGGCCACTGGATCGATGTCGAAGTGGGCCAGCATGGGCAGAAAGATGGGGGTCAGGACCAGGATCGAGGTCACGATGTCCATGACGCACCCCACCGCAAGCAGCAGGATGTTGACCAGAAACAGAAAAACGTACTTGTTGCTGATGTGTGCGCCGATGAACTCGGCGGCCTGCACCGGAAGCTGCTCCCGGGTCAGCAGCCAGATGAAGGGCATGGCGCAGGCGATGATGAAGAGCAGGGCCGATGAGAGCACGGCGCTCTTGACCAGGATGACCCGCAACTTTTCCCAGGTCAGGGACCTGTAGATGAAGGTCTCGACCAGCAG
The Desulfomicrobium macestii DNA segment above includes these coding regions:
- a CDS encoding ABC transporter substrate-binding protein, with the translated sequence MLNLFLFQAAAGATSLDGISVTDDEGRRIRLDAPATRIIALYGAFNEILADMGREDLLIARTAGDDQPPSIAGKPSIGTHLRPNAELILGLEPDLVLQLGGRGEAMEPVRFLEKRGLKVAVFDLENFDQLFSVMERLGTLTASTDQAVERIRFMRSELARIEAQNLPPRPKVFFEARYPTLLAAGQGSMVSEIIFKAGGKNCVSAPDKLVRLGEEELLRLAPDIYLMQAGPMNPSPVPMADRSLFRTLACVNSGQVHVVDQKVFSRPGPRSLEAVRQLSTIISNWKKEVRP
- the cobI gene encoding precorrin-2 C(20)-methyltransferase, whose product is MSGHLYGIGVGPGDPELLTIKAAGILGRVDVILAASSTKNDDSLALDIARPHLKPNARVIRLGFPMSRDEGTLQSAWEENARLVLHELAKGHDAAFLTLGDPLLYSTFAYLLRTLRGLAPEQAVTVIPGITSFQAVAAATETVLAESAQNLLILPGIRDAADLRRSLEGADNAVILKAYTNFSAIREELRTFPTPTHCVFASRMGMKEQFITRSLDEAPDNPTYLSLMLLTKNESL
- a CDS encoding cobyrinate a,c-diamide synthase; translation: MPKAIVIAGTSSGCGKTSVTLGLMKAFARKGLVVQGFKSGPDFIDPGLHRMASGLPSHNLDGWMLSADEIHRIFRRNHEGCDISIIEGAMGLFDGIGAVSEEGSAAQLAKILGVPVMLVVNARGMARSAAALVKGYAQFDPDLRLDSVLFNMTGSPTHGQILAQAMDNQGVRVLGSLQRQADLPLPSRHLGLVTAEDLDRREERLNALADWVEKSIDLDALLEALPEYTLPSLSDGGVRMPEIRIGYARDRAFCFYYEENLRMLRQAGAELVPFSPLHDTNLPPALKGLYLGGGYPELHAAELAANTTMLGKIRDFCAGGKPVYAECGGFMYLMRSLRTRSGQEHAMAGVFDFSCAMENRHQALGYREIRLTAPTALGAPGAQARGHEFHYSQMSGSDPAAAQVYEVHDRCGKTNAGGGYKKGNCLGSYVHLHFGSNPDMAAHFAGACGA
- a CDS encoding cobalt-precorrin-5B (C(1))-methyltransferase; the encoded protein is MTLRHGFTTGTAASAAAKAATMHLLTGRAQDRVDVQLPVGERMSIAILESRIDGDAVMAAVVKDGGDDPDVTHRAVIRARVQRCAESGVTLRGGSGVGVVTRPGLPVAVGMPAINPVPREQITLAVTEALADALAPGASESIGLEVEIRVDRGEELARKTFNPRLGIVGGISILGTRGTVKPFSNAAYQATIRQCLDVMQACGVTTPCLTTGGRSERFLRQARPRTPETACVQVADFFSYSMREVGRRGFGSVLWGVFFGKLVKQAQGHRYTHARSAELDLGILAGWCADCGFDQHVCREVAGANTAMQALELLSPMPRSKALFTLLTDRAAEAARAFCGRDLRVGYMLFDFTGQILHQTPEAA
- the cbiE gene encoding precorrin-6y C5,15-methyltransferase (decarboxylating) subunit CbiE translates to MIHVIGLGLSSEQRCPRIMELIRGADLVASGKRLLDELEIAEDRRLALTGMDAFAATIRARAEIANVCVLADGDPLLYGLGASLLRYFAPGELTFHPNVSAMQTACAHFGLPWHDCRTLSLHGRDDLTPLFAALTHDNLVALYTDQKHSPNAIAGLLLERGVTGWRMNVAEALGGPEERLSTLALTEAAHSAWHALNIVVLERTAIPALPLKLGLDDDALAHTDGLMTKQPVRAFALSLLRLPPDAVMWDLGAGSGAVSLEAARLLGRGRVVAVERQAERVRHIRENMERTGAWLVEVVHGSLEEFLGNGNFGDYGNYRTYGSYGTYKKAANAQKSDYACPEHTSYRPHMSHSSHSSAPTHIFIGGGASAPVLAQCAALLASGGRMVIAAVLLSTLETVRTVFHELDWPLKVHQLMHHAGSPLAGDLRLTPSNPVFLLETQKPSSDT
- the cobM gene encoding precorrin-4 C(11)-methyltransferase; protein product: MNTSPQVYFIGAGPGDPDLITVRGRDLVAQADLVLYAGSLVPAKVVGCARSGAVVADSAGMSLEQTHALMLETARKGGIVARVHTGDPSLFGSVREQIALLDRDGVTWAIIPGVTAAFAAAARAGVSFTVPESTQSLIITRLHGRTPVPESERLSELARHGSSVAVYLSADKAGELASQLRQAGSPENTVIVIGHKVGHPGEKIIRTTLSELEESLQADNITRQAVFLVLPKETAPQIQSRLYDASFGHGFREALRPQTWSRMAVYAMTSQGLGLARRIAAMAPADLFATSRLAEDRAAHDRVQGFERIADQVRVNFPLYHAHVFVAATGIVVRSIAPLLQSKTTDPAVVVCDQNGEHVVSLLSGHLGGANDLARRIAAHVGGRPVITTATDTAGKPAIDTLAQNRDCAIADPSRLAGLNSVLAEGGRVTVHDPENRLGLSGNDDLKDSFELVKETQAQVLVSWKNAKAEGLILHPRCLCAGIGCRRGVSRDEILKALSQVMAGHELALDSLVALASVELKADEEGLLEAARQLGLPLEFFEASMLDETEVPNPSERVREKIGVGSVCEAAAIQAALKSAPAARLIVPKTISGNVTVAICLAG
- the cobJ gene encoding precorrin-3B C(17)-methyltransferase, with protein sequence MSGRLTVIGLGPGSSALLAPMALSCLVQAGAVVGYDRYMELVDPDLLKGKTLFSSPMKKEMERTAKAVEFALAGLDTVVVSSGDSGIYGMAGLVLEYLEREELLDTVELEVVPGIPALCAAAALLGAPLMHDFASISLSDLLTPLPTIMKRIRCAVEGDFVIALYNPKSRKRDSYLGQALAIATEHRGASTPVGFVRNAYRPDQDVRVATLGTCDPEWADMLTTVIIGNSASRLAGKKILTPRGYFEKYG
- a CDS encoding glycosyltransferase family 4 protein, which produces MAQHLGPVWGTLDPFVEGGPIIGRKVANAGFLRALLEADPFAAYHFFLADRQSGEALQTYVQSVCPQALGKIRILPRTALPEHLARTSYHAFHLSDCLTSQGFLAAIRNRLAHDIFPITGVTHSLSYARYGQSFAQHVWSGNTPRDCIVATSSAGADVVREELAALGEAYGAPVPQVAVVPLGVWCSEFDAPGPGGVPAVPESKTVFLVPGRISPYSKMDLLPLLRAFQRVRQGGTKLDDVCLVLAGSPDEGASLPHTLTNLAANIGLELVVVRCPDDATRTALLHRADVVVSLADNPQETFGLTILEAAAAAKPVIASDYDGYRDLVRHGLTGFLVSTLDSGEVDDISLLAPLLYDSTYHLWLAQDVAVDVGELAGHLHAMLRKGVREGMGRAAREHALGFDWSRIIGRYLELWERLAAASASRPDGDGHPLLMRHGRIFAGYPTRRLAEGDVLEITDLGRAVYRGKDFPVVYAGIEDRIDLELMRKVLVWTRRPLPWTALQEKADAAERLPSTVMWMLKGDLLRVSAVSESLKTQSE